The sequence below is a genomic window from Macaca thibetana thibetana isolate TM-01 unplaced genomic scaffold, ASM2454274v1 unplaced_scaffolds13, whole genome shotgun sequence.
CCATCCTGAGAATGAACAGGAcacctggggtggggaagggagcacagaagccagacaccagcctggacacagGCATCTGGGATAATCTCCTATTCCTTGGAGAGTTCTAGTCTCTGAGGGAGGAACAGGGACTTCTGGTCCTGACCTGAGTGGAGGCCGAGGGACTCAGAAAAGCTGGAATCAGACCTTCAAACACATTGAGTGTGAGGCAGAGAACAAGGCCTGAGAGGAAAAAGTCACAAAGCCCAAGGCTGCTGCAGGAGTCAAAGGGGACCCCTGATCTGTATTCTAGGGACTGTCTTCCCCTCCATGTCCTCAGAGACGTCATCCCTTAATTGTCCTAGAGAGTAGAGGGGGCCCTCAGAGGAAATCAGGGAAACTCATGCCATTCTCTATTCAAGGGAGGGCGACATTCTAGCGCTGATCCCATTTTCCTCCCCTCCTCATGGGAAGCCATCCCGGGAGATTTATAGGAGACGGGGAAGTCTCCCCACAGCCCCTGCAGGGTACCCGCGCGCTGCAGCGTCTCCTTCCCGTTCTCCAGGTGTCTGCGGAGCCACTCCAGGCACTCGCCCTCCAGGTAGACGCTCCACTCCTCCGCCTCACCGCACGCCTCCCACTTGCGCTGGGTGTTCTGAGCCGCCGTGTCCGCCGCGGTCCAGGAGCGCAGGTCCTCGTTCAGGGCAATGTAATCCTTGCCATCGTAGGCGTGCTGGTTATATCCGCGGAGGAGGCGCCCGTCGGGCCCCAGGTCGCAGCCAAACACCCTCTGGATGGTGTGAGAccctggccccgcccccgcgGTCAGCCCCGCCCGCCGAGCCACGCCCCGCCCCGACCAACCCGCTGAGACTTTGGCCTCGACCGAAAATAAAACCGCGTAAACGCGCCTGGGGCTCTCTCCGGTCAAAGGTCTGGGCGGGTCCCGCGGCCTCGGGGCGGATCTCGGACCCAGGGACTCGGGGCGACCCGGGCCGTccgtgggggatggggaggggtcgTGACCTGCGCCCCGGGCTCCGGGGCCGCTCACCGGCCTCGCTCTGGTTGTAGTAGCGGAGCAGGGTCTGCAGGTTCTCTCGGTGAGTCTGTGCGTGGCCCTCGGCGTTCCGCGTCTCCCGGTCCCAATACTCCGGCCCCTCCTGCTCCACCCACGGCGCCCGCGGCTCCATCCTCGGACTCGCGGCGTCGCTGTCGAACCGCAGGAACTGCGTGTCGTCCACGTAGCCCACGGAGATGAAGCGGGGCTCCCCGCGGCCGGGCCGGGACACGGAGGTGCTGAAATACCTCAAGGAGTGCGAGCCTGGGGGCGAGGAGAGGCTGAGACCCGCCCGACCCTCCTCCCCGCGCGGCTCCCCGGGTCCTGCGCCCCCGCCTGCGGTCCCCTCGCTCCTCCCCGCAGAGGCCATTTCCCTCCAGACCCCGCACTCACCGGCCCGGGTCTCGGTCAGGGCCAGGGCCCCCGAGAGCAGCAGGAGGACGGTTCCGGGCATCATGACCCGCACCCTGTGCGTCTGAGGAGACTCTGAGCCCGGGTGGGTGCGTGGAGACTTTAGAACTGGAACCGGGGCGACGTTGATTGCCTTCCCTAGAAACCCGACCCCCAATGGGAGTGGGAACTGGGGACTCGTCGTGAGTATCCTGGAAGAAGGACCCGACACAGACTGGGAGAAGTGAAACTCAGGGGAGTGGGGAATCACCAACCCAGCGCCTCCCCAATGCAGAGGAGGCTCTGGGAGCCTGAGACCCTGACAGCCACACCCGGGACCTGCGACTTCGTCCTGATCCCTCTCCTACACCAAGCCTCTTTGTCCCCCTGTCTGCCCAAGTCCTGGACAAGTATCTGTCTGTGGAAACCAGGGAGGACCCCGagactgcacccagcccctttccCTTCACTACTCGTTCTGAAATCCCCGACCCTGAACTggactccctgcctccctctcctacCTCTCCCCTTGGACCTTTGTACAGGAAAACTCACCACAGGGAACTTGATGCCGGAGTGAGCTCGCCCTGGGAATGGGggtgtagagacaggggttttctCTCTAAACCTGGTGAAGTTTTGTCTGAAGGCACCACATAGAGATTCTCATAGAGAccagtttcctttttgtttattaataCAGTAGGTAGCACAATGTTGGTAATCCCTGAATGATTAGAATTCCAATCTGTAAGAGACCTGTGTCAAAACAGCATTACAATTAAACTTTCAAAGCTCCTAAATTTTACTTTCCCAGACTATGGATCTGTTACTCTGGTTTGttgcatttaaaattatcttcattcCCTAGCCCGAGTTTCCCTGCATGAGTCCAGAACATCTCCTGAATACAAAGAAGGTTTGCTAGTGTCTATTTTAACCCGGAGCCTTGTAGTCATCACCTCAAAGTCGCGAGTGCTCCATGCAGTCCCAATGCTCTTCACGGACGCTCAAGCACTGCCTATTTTCGTGAACTCTGCACATCTAAGCAGTGTGCATATTTTATCTGGACACTTGGTAtttttgtaactcttttttttgtttgttttaatcataAGGAATCAATTAGGTTTTTGGCAGTCccacaaaatgtattaaataccGAATGCAAAGAACCCCCTGCTAGGCTCTTCCCctgctttaaaattctttcccCTGCTCCTTTTCCTCACCTCCTGCTTCTCCAGCCCTTCTCTCTGCCCCCTCATCCCTCACACCCTCCTCTCCCCTTAGTCCCCACCACCCTGTCACTCCTGAATTGTGGCACTAACACTGCCCCTCActtgtagaggactacgtgctcgcaaacgAGGCATTCCTggtaagtcctgctcttgcaaaggaAGCAGGGcattcccgataagtcctgctcttgcaaacgaagcagggcgttccttccctgcaaacagggaggacaaaggagctaGCTGCAAACtgcagaccctgggggcttgtttatgtgtaaacatcttgaaaatccagaaaatcaggggaaggtcagaa
It includes:
- the LOC126947251 gene encoding class I histocompatibility antigen, Gogo-B*0101 alpha chain-like isoform X5, whose protein sequence is MMPGTVLLLLSGALALTETRAGSHSLRYFSTSVSRPGRGEPRFISVGYVDDTQFLRFDSDAASPRMEPRAPWVEQEGPEYWDRETRNAEGHAQTHRENLQTLLRYYNQSEAGSHTIQRVFGCDLGPDGRLLRGYNQHAYDGKDYIALNEDLRSWTAADTAAQNTQRKWEACGEAEEWSVYLEGECLEWLRRHLENGKETLQRADPPKTHVTHHPISDHEATLRCWALGFYPAEITLTWQRDGEDQTQDTELVETRPAGDGTFQKWAAVVVSSGEEQRYTCHVQHKGLLEPLTLRWEPSSQSTIPILGFVAGLAVLAFLVTGAVVTAVLWRRKSSGGKGGSYSQAASSDSDQGSDVSLRDCKA
- the LOC126947251 gene encoding class I histocompatibility antigen, Gogo-B*0101 alpha chain-like isoform X2; this translates as MASAGRSEGTAGGGAGPGEPRGEEGRAGLSLSSPPGSHSLRYFSTSVSRPGRGEPRFISVGYVDDTQFLRFDSDAASPRMEPRAPWVEQEGPEYWDRETRNAEGHAQTHRENLQTLLRYYNQSEAGSHTIQRVFGCDLGPDGRLLRGYNQHAYDGKDYIALNEDLRSWTAADTAAQNTQRKWEACGEAEEWSVYLEGECLEWLRRHLENGKETLQRADPPKTHVTHHPISDHEATLRCWALGFYPAEITLTWQRDGEDQTQDTELVETRPAGDGTFQKWAAVVVSSGEEQRYTCHVQHKGLLEPLTLRWEPSSQSTIPILGFVAGLAVLAFLVTGAVVTAVLWRRKSSGGKGGSYSQAASSDSDQGSDVSLRDCKA
- the LOC126947251 gene encoding class I histocompatibility antigen, Gogo-B*0101 alpha chain-like isoform X7, whose product is MMPGTVLLLLSGALALTETRAGSHSLRYFSTSVSRPGRGEPRFISVGYVDDTQFLRFDSDAASPRMEPRAPWVEQEGPEYWDRETRNAEGHAQTHRENLQTLLRYYNQSEAGSHTIQRVFGCDLGPDGRLLRGYNQHAYDGKDYIALNEDLRSWTAADTAAQNTQRKWEACGEAEEWSVYLEGECLEWLRRHLENGKETLQRADPPKTHVTHHPISDHEATLRCWALGFYPAEITLTWQRDGEDQTQDTELVETRPAGDGTFQKWAAVVVSSGEEQRYTCHVQHKGLLEPLTLRWEPSSQSTIPILGFVAGLAVLAFLVTGAVVTAVLWRRKSSGGKGGSYSQAASSDSDQGSDVSLRDCKGEILGLPCVRLRCKISSGLSFVTSRASGKGI
- the LOC126947251 gene encoding class I histocompatibility antigen, Gogo-B*0101 alpha chain-like isoform X1; its protein translation is MASAGRSEGTAGGGAGPGEPRGEEGRAGLSLSSPPGSHSLRYFSTSVSRPGRGEPRFISVGYVDDTQFLRFDSDAASPRMEPRAPWVEQEGPEYWDRETRNAEGHAQTHRENLQTLLRYYNQSEAGSHTIQRVFGCDLGPDGRLLRGYNQHAYDGKDYIALNEDLRSWTAADTAAQNTQRKWEACGEAEEWSVYLEGECLEWLRRHLENGKETLQRADPPKTHVTHHPISDHEATLRCWALGFYPAEITLTWQRDGEDQTQDTELVETRPAGDGTFQKWAAVVVSSGEEQRYTCHVQHKGLLEPLTLRWEPSSQSTIPILGFVAGLAVLAFLVTGAVVTAVLWRRKSSGGKGGSYSQAASTVTRALMCLSGIVKPETAALCETEMQDFFRPFLCDFKSIWQRHLNVSASLLA
- the LOC126947251 gene encoding class I histocompatibility antigen, Gogo-B*0101 alpha chain-like isoform X3, which encodes MASAGRSEGTAGGGAGPGEPRGEEGRAGLSLSSPPGSHSLRYFSTSVSRPGRGEPRFISVGYVDDTQFLRFDSDAASPRMEPRAPWVEQEGPEYWDRETRNAEGHAQTHRENLQTLLRYYNQSEAGSHTIQRVFGCDLGPDGRLLRGYNQHAYDGKDYIALNEDLRSWTAADTAAQNTQRKWEACGEAEEWSVYLEGECLEWLRRHLENGKETLQRADPPKTHVTHHPISDHEATLRCWALGFYPAEITLTWQRDGEDQTQDTELVETRPAGDGTFQKWAAVVVSSGEEQRYTCHVQHKGLLEPLTLRWEPSSQSTIPILGFVAGLAVLAFLVTGAVVTAVLWRRKSSASDSDQGSDVSLRDCKA
- the LOC126947251 gene encoding class I histocompatibility antigen, Gogo-B*0101 alpha chain-like isoform X6, whose product is MMPGTVLLLLSGALALTETRAGSHSLRYFSTSVSRPGRGEPRFISVGYVDDTQFLRFDSDAASPRMEPRAPWVEQEGPEYWDRETRNAEGHAQTHRENLQTLLRYYNQSEAGSHTIQRVFGCDLGPDGRLLRGYNQHAYDGKDYIALNEDLRSWTAADTAAQNTQRKWEACGEAEEWSVYLEGECLEWLRRHLENGKETLQRADPPKTHVTHHPISDHEATLRCWALGFYPAEITLTWQRDGEDQTQDTELVETRPAGDGTFQKWAAVVVSSGEEQRYTCHVQHKGLLEPLTLRWEPSSQSTIPILGFVAGLAVLAFLVTGAVVTAVLWRRKSSASDSDQGSDVSLRDCKA
- the LOC126947251 gene encoding class I histocompatibility antigen, Gogo-B*0101 alpha chain-like isoform X4, which translates into the protein MMPGTVLLLLSGALALTETRAGSHSLRYFSTSVSRPGRGEPRFISVGYVDDTQFLRFDSDAASPRMEPRAPWVEQEGPEYWDRETRNAEGHAQTHRENLQTLLRYYNQSEAGSHTIQRVFGCDLGPDGRLLRGYNQHAYDGKDYIALNEDLRSWTAADTAAQNTQRKWEACGEAEEWSVYLEGECLEWLRRHLENGKETLQRADPPKTHVTHHPISDHEATLRCWALGFYPAEITLTWQRDGEDQTQDTELVETRPAGDGTFQKWAAVVVSSGEEQRYTCHVQHKGLLEPLTLRWEPSSQSTIPILGFVAGLAVLAFLVTGAVVTAVLWRRKSSGGKGGSYSQAASTVTRALMCLSGIVKPETAALCETEMQDFFRPFLCDFKSIWQRHLNVSASLLA